The Staphylococcus sp. KG4-3 genome has a window encoding:
- a CDS encoding VOC family protein, with protein sequence MEKLNQVMLYVDDQAKSVEFWTDILGFVIISEEEMAEGFKAVEVAPNHNVETSILIIEKEFMEKYSPEVSVTTPSLMFKEKNLDALYEKLKEKGLTGHEIIEMSGTRVFNFQDGQGNYFAVSD encoded by the coding sequence TGTTATATGTTGATGATCAAGCGAAGTCAGTTGAATTTTGGACCGATATTTTAGGATTTGTTATAATTTCTGAAGAAGAAATGGCAGAAGGTTTTAAAGCAGTAGAAGTGGCACCAAATCATAATGTTGAAACATCAATTTTAATTATTGAAAAAGAGTTTATGGAAAAATACAGTCCTGAAGTAAGTGTTACAACTCCATCTCTAATGTTCAAAGAAAAGAATCTTGATGCATTGTATGAAAAATTAAAAGAAAAAGGCTTAACAGGTCATGAGATAATTGAAATGTCAGGTACAAGAGTGTTTAATTTCCAAGATGGTCAAGGCAATTATTTCGCAGTGAGTGACTAA
- a CDS encoding ATP-binding protein yields the protein MEYFATLYFFASKMGAGKSTTAKKIAKDKNAVLLSEDEILEQFYPNQIKTFDDYLTYSNCIKPFIKNHVQNLLRVGTNVVMDFPGNTQKQRKWFSNMTSEIQVSHKLIYLNISDETCLQRLKQRNIENPERVNFDTLETFNYVSQYFEEPNESEGLNILEITQ from the coding sequence ATGGAATACTTTGCTACATTATACTTTTTCGCTAGTAAAATGGGTGCTGGTAAATCAACGACTGCTAAAAAAATAGCTAAAGATAAAAATGCCGTACTATTATCAGAAGATGAAATTCTTGAACAGTTTTATCCAAATCAAATAAAGACATTTGATGATTACTTAACTTATTCAAATTGTATTAAACCTTTTATTAAAAATCACGTTCAAAATTTATTAAGAGTTGGTACAAATGTGGTCATGGATTTTCCAGGCAACACTCAAAAACAACGAAAGTGGTTTAGCAATATGACTTCAGAAATCCAGGTTAGTCATAAACTCATTTATCTAAATATATCAGACGAAACATGTTTACAAAGGTTAAAACAACGAAATATTGAAAATCCTGAAAGAGTTAATTTTGACACATTAGAAACGTTTAATTATGTTAGCCAGTATTTTGAAGAACCTAATGAATCCGAAGGACTCAATATATTAGAAATAACGCAGTAA
- a CDS encoding CHAP domain-containing protein translates to MFKYIFKISTFLIVAILYIFGINQSSNASAATNATQQDAINHVETLNGQGWDYDSEYGWQCFDLVNEQWDYLYGHGLKGDYAKDIPEENNFIGEATVYENTPNFKATAGDIVVFNENYGEGAGHTAIVTNGNYDGNYLQFQSLDQNWEGGGEDKTEVAHKVVHDYESELVFIRPHYNK, encoded by the coding sequence ATGTTTAAGTATATTTTTAAAATCAGTACGTTTTTAATAGTAGCAATATTATACATATTTGGAATAAATCAATCTAGTAATGCTTCAGCTGCTACAAATGCTACACAGCAAGATGCAATTAATCATGTTGAAACTTTAAACGGTCAAGGTTGGGATTATGATTCAGAGTATGGATGGCAATGCTTCGATCTTGTAAATGAACAGTGGGATTATTTATATGGTCATGGGTTAAAGGGTGATTATGCAAAAGATATTCCAGAAGAAAATAATTTTATAGGTGAAGCGACAGTTTATGAAAATACACCTAATTTTAAAGCAACTGCAGGCGATATTGTAGTATTTAATGAAAATTATGGTGAAGGTGCTGGTCATACAGCAATTGTAACTAACGGCAATTATGATGGTAATTATCTTCAATTTCAATCATTAGACCAAAATTGGGAAGGCGGTGGTGAAGATAAAACTGAGGTTGCGCATAAGGTCGTTCATGATTATGAATCAGAATTGGTATTTATTCGACCGCATTATAATAAATAA